From a single Lolium rigidum isolate FL_2022 chromosome 7, APGP_CSIRO_Lrig_0.1, whole genome shotgun sequence genomic region:
- the LOC124671151 gene encoding cysteine protease 1-like — protein MASHGAAVAVALLLIILFGVASPMISAARVIGGDASEHGLTRRTEAEAREMYDLWLARHGRLYNALGGEYDRRFRAFRDNLDFVDAHNARAAAGKESFRLGMNRFADLTNAEFRAAYLGATVPNAPRRNVVGERYRHDGAEALPEKVDWREKGAVAPVKNQGQCGSCWAFSTVCAVEGINKIVTGELVTLSEQELVDCARNGRNSGCHGGIMDDAFEFIARNGGLDTEEDYPYTGREGKCDLAKKGLKVVSIDGFEDVPANDELSLKKAVAHQPVSVAIEAGGREFQLYESGVFTGRCGTQLDHAVVAVGYGAEEDGKEYWIVRNSWGPGWGEGGYVRMERNASATTGKCGIAMYPSYPVKNGPNPKPAPAPTPVSPAEKCDRHSSCPAGSTCCCTYGVRNVCLSWGCCPAKGATCCRDRAVCCPSDYPVCNAGSRTCAKSKGSPDTVEALPRTPATRQRTSIPELVDFIFSF, from the coding sequence ATGGCAAGCCATGGCGCGGCCGTCGCGGTGGCGTTGCTACTCATCATCCTCTTCGGAGTCGCGTCACCGATGATCTCCGCCGCGCGCGTCATTGGCGGCGACGCGTCGGAGCACGGGCTGACGCGGCGgacggaggcggaggcgcgggagATGTACGACCTGTGGCTGGCGCGGCACGGCCGCCTCTACAACGCGCTGGGCGGCGAGTACGACCGCCGCTTCCGCGCGTTCCGGGACAACCTCGACTTCGTGGACGCGCACAACGCGCGGGCCGCGGCCGGCAAGGAAAGCTTCCGCCTCGGGATGAACCGCTTCGCCGACCTCACCAACGCCGAGTTCCGCGCCGCCTACCTCGGCGCCACCGTCCCCAACGCCCCTCGCCGCAACGTCGTCGGCGAGCGCTACCGCCACGACGGCGCCGAGGCCTTGCCGGAGAAGGTGGACTGGAGGGAGAAGGGCGCGGTGGCGCCCGTGAAGAACCAGGGCCAATGCGGGAGCTGCTGGGCGTTCTCGACGGTCTGCGCGGTGGAAGGCATCAACAAAATCGTCACCGGCGAGCTCGTGACGCTGTCGGAGCAGGAGCTGGTGGACTGCGCGCGCAACGGGAGGAATAGCGGGTGCCACGGCGGGATCATGGACGACGCCTTCGAGTTCATCGCACGGAACGGCGGCCTCGACACCGAGGAAGACTACCCCTACACCGGCAGGGAGGGCAAGTGCGACCTCGCCAAGAAGGGCCTCAAGGTCGTCTCGATCGACGGGTTCGAGGACGTGCCCGCGAACGACGAGCTGTCGCTGAAGAAGGCCGTGGCGCACCAGCCAGTGAGCGTGGCCATCGAGGCCGGCGGGCGCGAGTTCCAGCTCTACGAGTCCGGCGTCTTCACGGGGCGGTGCGGCACGCAGCTGGACCACGCCGTCGTCGCGGTGGGCTATGGCGCGGAGGAGGACGGCAAGGAGTACTGGATCGTGCGCAACTCGTGGGGTCCGGGCTGGGGCGAGGGCGGCTACGTCCGGATGGAGCGGAACGCGAGCGCGACGACGGGCAAGTGCGGCATCGCCATGTACCCGTCGTACCCCGTCAAGAACGGGCCCAACCCGAAGCCGGCGCCGGCTCCGACGCCCGTGTCGCCGGCGGAGAAGTGCGACCGCCACAGCTCGTGCCCGGCGGGGAGCACCTGCTGCTGCACGTACGGCGTGAGGAACGTGTGCCTGTCGTGGGGGTGCTGCCCGGCCAAGGGCGCCACCTGCTGCCGGGACCGCGCCGTGTGCTGCCCGTCGGACTACCCGGTCTGCAACGCCGGCAGCCGCACCTGCGCCAAGAGCAAGGGCAGCCCGGACACCGTGGAGGCGCTGCCCAGGACTCCGGCGACGCGACAGAGGACGTCCATCCCGGAGCTAGTTGATTTCATATTTTCCTTCTAG
- the LOC124671153 gene encoding uncharacterized protein LOC124671153, with amino-acid sequence MTPKKLPPESLPRRSPGGGFQPITIHVRINRDRSYLPSDSIFEFRYVVEHVPRRPTQSPTQRLEEPADLKESPNTATLEEKSSGSTATATSSSSSRQSDQDTIMASPPSGSSRIWGQVRHDWGFVYYIRVDLGGCFHTYPHTGGRFQSSEEAESAMDRYFHERRDPTLLVNQGAVPSVEMAIEQALYWPDGRRKKRSKWLVAEQTGSQVHRLVEALVDKHNEDHNLLGDLAYELKDVVHYRNFCEKRTWFYHLNFTMTKVAGDFNCGNDNNLFFAEVKCVRQGKQEELLVSCLRMVEAKKRELRRLFTGSDDPNVKTILWMHPDEVLLEED; translated from the exons ATGACGCCAAAGAAGCTTCCTCCGGAGTCCCTCCCCAGGCGAAGTCCCGGCGGCGGATTCCAGCCGATCACGATCCACGTCCGCATCAACAGGGACAGGAGCTACCTCCCCAG CGACAGCATATTCGAGTTCAGGTACGTGGTGGAGCATGTGCCTCGGCGGCCTACACAATCTCCGACGCAAAGGTTGGAAGAACCTGCAGACCTAAAGGAGTCGCCCAACACCGCAACGTTGGAGGAGAAATCTTCCGGCAGCACTGCCACtgccacttcctcctcctcctctcggcagTCAGATCAGGACACCATTATGGCCTCGCCACCATCAGGCTCGTCACGCATTTGGGGCCAAGTACGGCATGACTGGGGATTCGTATATTACATCAGGGTCGATCTCGGGGGATGTTTCCACACATATCCTCACACCGGCGGGCGATTTCAGAGTTCAGAGGAAGCAGAGAGCGCCATGGATCGCTATTTCCACGAGCGTCGGGATCCAACACT GTTAGTGAACCAAGGTGCGGTTCCTTCAGTTGAGATGGCCATAGAACAAGCTCTTTACTGGCCTGACGGCAGAAGGAAGAAGCGTTCTAAATGGCTTGTGGCTGAGCAAACCGGTAGTCAGGTCCACCGATTAGTAGAAGCTTTGGTGGACAAGCATAATGAGGATCACAATCTTCTCGGG GATCTTGCATATGAACTCAAAGATGTTGTGCACTACCGAAATTTTTGTGAGAAGCGTACTTGGTTCTATCATCTCAATTTCACCATGACTAAAGTAGCAGGTGATTTCAATTGTGGCAACGACAACAACCTGTTTTTTGCGGAAGTCAAATGTGTGCGACAAGGAAAGCAAGAAGAATTGTTGGTCAGTTGTTTGCGCATG GTGGAAGCCAAGAAGAGGGAGCTGAGACGTTTGTTTACG GGAAGTGATGATCCAAATGTGAAGACGATCTTGTGGATGCATCCTGATGAAGTTTTGCTGGAAGAAGACTAA